From the genome of Chroicocephalus ridibundus chromosome 1, bChrRid1.1, whole genome shotgun sequence, one region includes:
- the LOC134516873 gene encoding matrix metalloproteinase-27-like, producing MHTEQKADCSHTGTETRVRMKDLSFLLLTCAAVSSALPAHPEKENKEEDAKLVQDYLNKFYAVEPDPNQLGWKINAEPTAEKLRKMQQFFGLEVTGKPDSETLEMMKKPRCGVPDVGLYGVTLPGWKKNKLTYRIVNHTPDMSKEDVDKAIQKAFKVWSTVTPLIFTRIHEGIADIMIAFGTKAHGHCPRYFDGPFGVLAHAFPPGNGFGGDVHFDEDEDWTTGSAGFNLFLVAAHEFGHALGLSHSNDQTALMFPNYAYVSPSEFPLSPDDIRGIQSIYGSRPNAPDKRPATPTSPKTCSSQMSFDAVTTLRQEVIFLKGRHLWRVYPDNSEVELELISTFWPALPPGIQAVYENMKDQILFFKGNKFWVISGYQVLLGYPKNINTLGFPKGVKKIDAAVCNKNTGKTDFFIGDKYWRYDENSQSMEKGYPRQTVNDFPGISQKVDAVFQQKGFFYFFHGSKQWEFDPTAKKVLREIKSNSWFNC from the exons ATGCACACGGAGCAGAAAGCAGACTGCTCTCATACCGGGACAGAGACGAGAGTGAGAATGAAGgatctttcatttttgcttttaacgTGTGCAGCTGTTTCTAGCGCTCTTCCCGCCcacccagagaaagaaaacaaagaagaagaCGCAAAGCTTGTACAG GACTATTTAAATAAATTCTATGCTGTTGAGCCAGATCCAAATCAACTTGgatggaaaataaatgctgaacCCACAGCTGAAAAACTTCGGAAAATGCAACAGTTTTTTGGTTTGGAAGTGACTGGAAAACCAGACTCTGAGACGCTGGAAATGATGAAGAAACCCAGGTGTGGAGTTCCTGATGTGGGTCTCTACGGTGTTACTCtgccaggatggaaaaaaaacaagctgacATACAG AATTGTGAACCACACACCAGACATGAGCAAAGAGGATGTGGATAAAGCAATCCAGAAGGCATTTAAAGTGTGGAGCACTGTCACCCCGCTGATTTTTACTCGTATTCATGAGGGAATAGCAGATATAATGATTGCTTTTGGGACCAAAG CTCATGGACATTGCCCTCGTTATTTTGATGGCCCCTTTGGTGTCCTTGCTCATGCCTTTCCACCTGGCAATGGTTTTGGTGGTGATGTGCACTTCGATGAGGATGAAGACTGGACCACAGGCTCAGCTG GGTTCAACTTGTTCCTTGTTGCTGCTCATGAGTTTGGCCATGCCCTGGGCCTCTCCCATTCTAATGATCAGACGGCCTTGATGTTCCCCAATTATGCCTACGTTAGCCCCAGTGAATTTCCCCTCTCTCCAGATGATATAAGGGGCATTCAGTCCATTTATG GATCTCGACCAAATGCCCCAGATAAAAGACCAGCCACCCCTACCTCACCTAAAACCTGTAGCTCCCAGATGTCTTTCGATGCTGTAACTACACTCCGACAAGAAGTCATTTTTCTAAAGGGCAG ACACTTATGGCGAGTCTATCCCGATAACTCAGAAGTTGAACTTGAATTAATTTCTACCTTCTGGCCAGCACTACCACCTGGTATTCAAGCTGTGTATGAGAACATGAAAGATCAGATCCTGTTCTTCAAAG gcaatAAATTCTGGGTTATCAGCGGATATCAGGTGTTGCTTGGTTATCCAAAGAATATCAACACACTGGGCTTCCCTAAAGGTGTCAAGAAAATTGATGCAGCtgtttgtaataaaaatacaggGAAGACAGACTTTTTCATAGGTGACAAGTACTGGAG GTATGATGAAAACAGCCAGTCCATGGAGAAGGGTTATCCCAGACAGACGGTCAATGACTTTCCAGGAATTAGCCAGAAGGTTGACGCTGTTTTCCAACAGAAAG GTTTCTTCTACTTCTTCCACGGATCAAAGCAGTGGGAATTTGACCCTACTGCTAAAAAAGTTCTCCGCGAAATAAAGAGTAACAGCTGGTTTAACTGTTAA
- the LOC134516979 gene encoding interstitial collagenase-like, with translation MQTLWLLLLLYVAISSAFPVVPEAEDEGKTLQLVESYLQNFYDLQRDHQPHLRNKDENPLVEKLKEMQAFFGLEVTGKPDLHTLEMMKKPRCGIPDVGQYVFTAGNPKWKRNSLTYRILNYTPKMRKADVDEAIRKALSVWSNVTPLTFRKVEDKEADIMISFAYRDHRDNSPFDGPNGQLAHAFQPGEGIGGDVHLDEEEAWSKNGRGYNLFIVVAHELGHSLGLSHSTDPGALMYPTYSYTDPNEFLLPQDDIDGIQAIYGQSNAAVQPTGPVTPQACDPNLTFDAITTLRGEMIFFKGRYMLRKHPTRTETELNFISLFWPKLPSGIQAAYENVERDEVLLFKEDKYWILRGYDIAPGYPKPIYRLGFPKTVKRVNAAYSDETTGKTYFFIADRYWRYDENKKSMDHGYPRKIVSDFGKIGRVDAAFQKDGYVYFFHGTTQFQFDPRAKRIVRQMKSISWFNC, from the exons ATGCAGACTCtttggcttctcctgctgctaTATGTGGCCATctcctctgcttttcctgtgGTTCCAGAAGCAGAAGATGAAGGGAAAACCCTACAGCTTGTAGAG AGTTATCTACAGAACTTCTACGATCTTCAAAGGGATCACCAGCCTCATTTAAGAAACAAGGATGAAAATCCCCTTGTCGAAAAGCTCAAGGAAATGCAGGCATTCTTTGGACTAGAAGTGACCGGGAAACCTGATCTTCACACTTTGGAGATGATGAAAAAACCCAGATGTGGTATACCTGATGTAGGGCAATACGTGTTCACAGCGGGGAATcccaaatggaaaagaaacagtctGACGTACAG GATTTTGAATTACACCCCAAAGATGAGAAAAGCTGATGTAGATGAAGCAATCAGAAAAGCTCTCAGTGTCTGGAGCAATGTGACACCATTGACATTCCGAAAGGTTGAGGACAAAGAAGCAGATATAATGATCTCTTTTGCTTATAGAG aCCACCGCGACAACTCTCCTTTTGATGGCCCCAACGGGCAGCTGGCTCATGCTTTCCAGCCTGGTGAAGGTATTGGTGGAGATGTGCATCTTGATGAGGAGGAAGCCTGGTCAAAAAATGGAAGAG GCTACAATTTGTTCATTGTTGTTGCCCATGAGCTTGGCCATTCACTGGGTCTGTCTCATTCAACTGATCCTGGAGCACTGATGTACCCAACTTACTCCTACACGGACCCCAAtgaatttcttcttcctcaggATGACATTGATGGGATTCAAGCCATCTAtg GACAGTCTAATGCTGCTGTGCAGCCAACAGGACCCGTAACTCCACAAGCTTGTGACCCAAATTTGACATTTGATGCTATTACTACCCTACGTGGAGAAATGATATTCTTCAAGGGCAG ATATATGCTGCGCAAACATCCTACAAGGACAGAGACAGAGCTCAATTTTATCTCACTGTTCTGGCCAAAGTTACCGTCAGGAATTCAAGCCGCTTACGAAAATGTTGAGAGGGAtgaagttttactttttaaag AGGATAAATATTGGATTCTCAGGGGATATGATATTGCACCTGGCTATCCTAAACCAATCTATCGTTTGGGGTTCCCAAAGACAGTTAAAAGAGTTAATGCAGCTTACAGTGATGAAACCACAGGAAAAACATACTTCTTTATAGCTGACAGATACTGGAG atatgatgaaaataaaaaatccatgGATCATGGTTATCCCAGGAAAATAGTCTCTGACTTTGGGAAAATTGGCAGAGTTGATGCTGCTTTCCAGAAAGATG GCTATGTCTACTTCTTCCATGGAACAACTCAGTTCCAGTTTGATCCTCGTGCCAAACGGATTGTCAGACAAATGAAGAGCATCAGCTGGTTTAATTGCTAA
- the LOC134517025 gene encoding stromelysin-1-like has protein sequence MNMEKVPFLLLLCAALSCAFPADTRQNKERGMQLIQKYLKNYYGFKKDGESLIWKSNSPMTQKIKEMQEFFGLEVTEKPNSGTLDVVQKHRCGFPDVAGFSTFAGEPKWAKQVLTYRILNYTPDLHPADVNEAIKKALSAWSSITPLKFIKKERGDADIMISFAARGHNDFIPFDGPGESIAHAYAPGKDFGGDAHFDEDKTWTKSTKGTNLFYVAAHEFGHSLGLFHSKDPNALMYPVFSKFDPSVSPLHQDDTNGIQYLYGPSSNIYNDQRESTEITDPNESKDPALPNTCGPDLTFDAVTIFCGEIMFFKDKHFWHKYPAVRTADFNLITSFWPRLPPGVDAAYEIPEKDKTIIFKGNEFWVVRGDAILPEYPQKIYTLGFSKDVTKIDAAFYKGNEGKTYYFIADKFWRYNKRSQSMDRKPMLIRDAFPGIKGKIDVVFQHENDFYFFHGRKQFEFNPDKKRVTRLLKTNFWFLC, from the exons ATGAATATGGAGAAGGTTCCATTTCTCCTGTTATTATGTGCAGCActttcttgtgcttttcctgCAGATACAAGACAGAATAAAGAAAGAGGCATGCAGCTTATCCAG aagtACCTGAAAAATTACTATGGCTTTAAGAAAGATGGAGAATCTTTAATTTGGAAAAGTAATAGTCCAATgacccaaaaaataaaagaaatgcaggaaTTCTTTGGGCTGGAGGTGACGGAGAAACCGAATtctggcactttggacgtggtaCAGAAACATCGCTGTGGATTCCCTGATGTAGCCGGGTTCTCCACCTTTGCAGGAGAGCCAAAATGGGCAAAACAGGTTCTGACATACAG GATATTAAACTACACTCCAGACCTGCATCCGGCAGACGTGAATGAGGCGATCAAGAAAGCACTAAGTGCTTGGAGCAGCATCACTCCACTGAAATTCATCAAGAAGGAGAGAGGGGATGCAGACATAATGATCTCCTTTGCAGCCAGAG GTCACAATGACTTCATCCCCTTTGATGGCCCAGGAGAGTCCATTGCTCATGCCTATGCACCCGGCAAGGACTTTGGTGGAGATGCTCACTTTGATGAGGACAAAACCTGGACCAAAAGCACCAAAG gTACAAACTTGTTTTATGTTGCTGCCCATGAGTTTGGCCATTCACTGGGACTTTTTCATTCCAAAGACCCCAATGCTCTGATGTACCCAGTTTTTAGTAAATTTGACCCTTCAGTATCCCCTCTCCATCAGGATGATACTAATGGCATACAGTACCTCTACG GACCATCTTCTAACATCTACAATGACCAAAGGGAATCTACTGAGATAACAGACCCAAATGAATCAAAAGATCCTGCACTGCCAAACACCTGTGGCCCCGATTTAACTTTTGATGCTGTCACCATTTTCTGTGGAGAAATAATGTTCTTCAAAGACAA GCATTTTTGGCACAAGTATCCTGCAGTCAGAACAgctgattttaatttaataactTCGTTCTGGCCACGGCTGCCACCTGGTGTTGATGCTGCTTATGAAATTCCTGAGAAAGACAAAACCataatttttaaag GGAATGAATTCTGGGTTGTGAGAGGAGATGCCATACTTCCTGAATACCCCCAGAAAATCTATACCCTGGGCTTTTCAAAGGATGTTACCAAAATAGATGCTGCTTTTTATAAAGGAAATGAGGGGAAGACATATTACTTCATAGCAGACAAATTTTGGAG ATATAATAAAAGAAGTCAGTCTATGGACAGGAAGCCCATGCTGATAAGAGATGCATTTCCAGGAATTAAGGGGAAGATCGATGTTGTTTTTCAACATGAAA ACGACTTCTATTTCTTCCATGGAAGAAAGCAATTTGAGTTTAACCCTGACAAGAAGAGAGTTACTCGCCTCCTAAAGACAAATTTCTGGTTTCTGtgttaa